The DNA region CGTGGTGTCCGTAATCCAGAATGATGCGATGGAACGCAAAGGCTGGAAGCAGCTTTTGTTCGAACCGGAGGTGCTGGCCACCGTTAAACCGGATATCCACCTTGTCGGAACGCTGCTGTCGCTCAAAGGGAAAATTCCGGAGAAGACAAAGGACACCGCGCGAATGCTTGTGCAGGCGGTGGTCGATGATCTGGTCAAACGGATGAGCCATGAGCTCCAAAGAGCGGTCACCGGGGCGTTAAACCGCCGGCAGCATACACCGCTGTCCTCGCTGAGCGGTATCGACTGGAAGCGGACGATTCAGCGGAATCTGAAGCATTACGATGCACAGCATAAGCGAATCGTCCCGGAAAGGTTTTATTACTTTGACCGCGCCAAGCGCAGCAAGGAATGGACGGTTATCGTCGATATCGACCAGAGCGGCTCCATGGCGGAATCGGTGATCTGGGCGTCGGTGATCGGGTCCATTTTTGCCAGCATTCCGGCGCTGGACACGCGTGTGGTCGTTTTCGATACCGAGGTGGTCGATCTGACCGAGCAATGCGCGAACGATCCGGTGGATATGCTGTTCGGCATTCAGCTCGGGGGAGGCACGAATATCGACAAATCCGTGGCCTATTGCGAACAGTTCATTAAAGAACCGAAGAAAACGCTGTTCATCCTGATCTCCGATCTTTATGAGGGGGGCAATCAATCCCGGCTGATCCGGCGGATGCGGGAAATGAGGGAAGCCGGCGTCAAGACGCTAGGGTTGCTCGCCCTGTCGGATGAAGGAACACCGTTTTACGATGAACAGTTGGCCAGGGCTTTTGCTAGGGACGGGACTCCTTGTTTTGCCTGCACGCCCGCGATGTTGCCGCAATTGGTGGAAGGCGCGCTGCAAGGCAAGGATTTAGCGGAGTTGGTGAAGCGGTTGGAAAACAAGAATTAAGAATCGCCTCTTGGCATTAAGAGGCTATCCTAAGGAGGAGTTTGGCAAATGACCAAAAGCATATTGAATTGGGAGACAGGGCGCTGGATGAATGCGCCTTTATCCGTGAAGCAGGAGGGGAGCTGCCTAAAGGTTGTTCCGGAAAAAGGCAGGGATTTTTGGAAGAAGACACTTTACGGTTTTGAGTTTGAGGACGGCGCGGCCCTGTTAACCGGCTGGCCGGCGGACAAAGCGGTGGAGGTGTCGTTTTTGCTGACGACTTTCACCGAATTGTATGATCAGGCCGGTATTATGCTGTACCACGGACCGGGCCAGTGGATCAAAGCGGGCGTTGAAATCAACGATGGAATTCCCCAGTTGTCCGCCGTAGTCACGGATGGGTATTCGGACTGGTCCTTAACGGCCGTACCCGAATGGGCGGGCGAGGAGGTGACCATCCGCGCATCCCTCATGAACGATGCCGTCATTATACGGGCGCGTACGGAGCGCCATGCCTGGCGCACCATCCGCGTGGCTCGTTTCCCTTACCTTTCCGGCAATCAAGCCGGCCCTTTCACGTGTTCACCGACGCGGGACGGCCTGGAGGTTACGTTTACCCGTTGGGCTTTTGCCGAGCAAGATCAGGATCTTCATAAAGAACCGCCGGTTTGAGTGCTAAAGCGAAATGCCATTATGAACTCGGCCGCAGATTCCTCGCGCGGTTCATTATTTGCTATTATATATGCTCAAATGAGCATCGCTTAACGTTATGCGACAAAATACGAGCACAAGGAGTATCCTGCATGCTGAAAGCATTTATTTTTGATATGGACGGCGTAATTATTGATAGCGAACCGCTGCATTTCGAAGTTGATCTGTACACGCTAAACTCGATCGGCATTGCCAGCAGCAAAGAAGAGCTGGAGCAATACGTGGGGATGACCAATCCGGAAATGTGGAGGCTCATCAAGAAAAAACATCGACTGCCGCAGTCGATTGAAGAATTGATTCAGCTGCAATTAACGAAAAAACTTGCTTATTTGGATGAATCGGACATCGAACCCATTTCCGGGATCCGAGAGCTCATTCAGGAATTGCGTGATGGGAATATTCCGATCGGCTTGGCCTCATCGTCCCCCAGAGTATTTATCGAAAAGGTGTTGAGCAAATTCAACATCCTGCATGAATTCGCATGCATCACAAGCGGGGAAGAGGTTCCCAAGGGGAAACCCGCTCCGGACGTCTATTTGGAAACCGCGCGGGCGATGAACGTGGAACCGGAGCATTGCTGTGTCCTGGAGGACGCCAAACACGGGGTGGCGGCAGCGAAAGACGCCGGTATGCGATGCATCGGATTCGTGAATCCCAACTCCGGGAATCAAGATTTGTCAGCGGCTGATTTTATCGTCAGCTCCATCGCAGAAGTAAAAATCCGGGAACTATAGCACGCGCCCATAAGATCATCCGCTGGGGGGATTTCAAGTGAAAGCATCTATTTTTAATGACATCGTTACTTCGGAGGAGGAGCTCCGGACGTTATGCGGATTTCCGAAGGAATTGGTTAAGAACAAAGCGGTAACGGTCATAGACCGGCATTGCCGGGACTTTATTTCCAAGTCTCCGCTCATCTTCCTGTCCACCGCCGATTCGGCGGGCTCTTGCGATGTATCTCCGCGGGGAGATGCCGCCGGCTTTGTACACGTTATGGATGACCGCCATTTGATTATTCCCGAACGTCCCGGAAATAAACGATTCGACTCTCTGCGGAACATTCTCGAAAATCCGAGGATCGGATTGATTTTTATGATTCCCGGGCTGGGGGAGACGTTAAGAATCAACGGACAGGCCTGGATCGTGAAAGATCGGGAGATCCTGAAGAACATGGAGGCTTTCGGAAAAGTTCCGGTGCTGGGGATCGGGGTGAAAGTCGAGGAATGTTATATGCACTGCGCCAAAGCATTCAAACGGTCGCATGTGTGGGACGATCACTACTGGCCGAAACAAGAGGAGTTGCCGAACCCGGCAAAAATTATCGCCGCGCATGCGGAAAAATTAAAACTTTCCGCCGATGAGGTGGCCGCTTCGCTAAAGGAAAGCTATGAGCAGCGGTTATACTAAGCCGTCGTTAGGGCTTATCAAACGAATCGGTTACGCGGCAAGTGTGGTCACCGTTGGTTTATGGGCGGTTCTGCTGTGGTTTAATCCTTATTTTAACGGCTTGGATCGGATTAGCTTTTTGATTACATTTATTATGCTGGTTCTCCCGGCTGTTTTATTTTCCATGGGTCTTGTTTTGTCCCGGAGTCTAATTTTATTGATTTCGTTCATCTGGAGTTTTCCGTACAGCATGTATATGCTGCTGACACCCAGCATTTTTAAGCTGTTTGGCGTTACGTGCTTCATTTATTTATTGTGTTTCGTGCTGTTTCGAGTAAATAAAATAAAGTATTAAATTAGGCTGAACTTAAAAATCGGTGTTTGATAACGGCTGCTGCTGAATGACGAACCGCCGCGGCTGGGCCTGCAAAATAGCGGCACTTTATGGACTTATTTTTTGGAGCCAGGCATGTTCATCCTCATTAGCGGAATTTTTTGTTCTTATTTTTCCTTTGAGTGGCCCAGAAGGCGGGAATTCCTTGAGCTTTGAGAAAATAGCGACACAAATTTCCTCTATTTTCCCAAAATTGACGGATATCGCTGGAATAACGCCATTTTATGTACTTATGTTTTTCTATGAAATTTCTTAGGGAGCCTGGTTTTTGCAGTTTTTCTGATATTGCTTTTTCAAATCCCATTTTGGTTTTGAGCTATTAATAACCAGGAAAAGAAGTGATCCCCCATGGGCTACATTATGGATTTAAGAAAGATTGTGGGTACCAGACCTTTAATTATGGTAGGCGCTTGTGTTGTAGTTATCGACGGAGACTCCATTATGTTGGAAAAAAGAACGGATAACGGCATGTGGGGGCTACCCGGGGGATCGCTGGAACCTGGGGAATCGTTGGAGCAAGTAGCCCGGAGAGAATTGTTTGAAGAGACGGGGTTGGAGGCCGTTCAGCTTGAGTTGATGGATGTTTTTTCGGGGCATGAGCTTTATTACAAGTATCCGCACGGGGACGAAGTTTATAACGTGGTAACCGCCTATCTGTGTCGAGAGTATCGCGGAACGATCCGTAAAGAGGAGACCGAAGTGGAAGAGGTCCGATTTTTTGAAGTGAACCGATTGCCGGATAACATCAGCCCGCCGGATCAACCGATCATCAGAGCATTTTTGAGTCTGCAAAATCATTTCTAAATTGAGGGGGGCGTTCAATCATGAAAATCGAGTTACGCCTTATTCAAGGGGATAACTTGCCTGGATTTGATCGGAGGGAGAATCTTAGGCATGCACTTGAAAGCCAGCCTAGGCTAAGGAATCTCTATAGCGCACGCCTGTTCATGAAATTTTTGCTGTTTTTTTGAAAATGTAATACTATGGAAATAAAACGGAAAGGGATGGAAAAGGTGATTATTATTCATGCCGGGTTTCAAGTAGATCCAAAGAAGGAAGCAAGTTTTTTGGAAGAGATTGCTCCGCTGATACAAGCCTCGAGAAATGAAGCCGGTAATATATCGTACCGACTGTATAAAGATACGGAAAAAGAACATGCGTTTACGATGATTGAAGTCTGGGAAGATTCGGCTGCAGTGGATTCCCATAATTCCAGTGAACATTTTACCTCATTCGTGGCCAAGGCGAGTCAATTTTTAACCGAACCGTTGGATATAAAAGTTTATAGTGGGCAGCCTTTGACGTGATAACGCAGGGCCTTATCGGCCATCCTGGCGTTGAATGGTTGAATTTAGAAAACAGCTATGTTAAGATACAAATAATTTAAATGACAGGAGCTGAAGAGGATAATGGATTTTTCTTGCTAAGAATCATAAAACAGCAAAGCGAGAATGGTTTCGCATGTTTTATTTTTCCTATGCAAGAAAGTTGCTTATCCTTTTCACTCAAACGGAATATCCTGATCTGATGCCATAAGTGGGCCAGATTTGCTGTATTTGATTTGAGCTGCGGGAAAGTAACTTTCTTGCGGCTCAAATTTTTTTTGCAGGAGGATCGTTTCATGTCATTAATTAAAGTAACGAATCTGACTTTTGCCTATGAGGGCAGTTACGATAACATTTTTGAAGACGTCAGCTTTCAAATCGATACCGCTTGGAAACTAGGCTTTACGGGGCGGAACGGCAGGGGGAAAACGACGTTTCTGAACCTGCTTCAGGACAAATACGAATACAGCGGGCATATTTCCGCCGACGTCGGCTTTGAGTATTTTCCTTTCCATATCAACAACCCGGAATATCTGACCATGGATGTCGTCAGCGAAATATTTCCGGACTACGTCAACTGGGAACTCATGCGCGAATTGAACTTGCTGAAGGTGTCCGAGGATGTGTTGTACCGGCCGTTTGCGTCCTTGTCGAACGGCGAGCAGACGAAGGTGATGCTTGCGGCCTTGTTCCTGAAGGAAAACCGCTTCCTGCTCATCGACGAACCGACCAACCATTTGGACATGGAAGGGCGAAAGCTCGTGAGCGATTATTTGGCGGGCAAAAGCGGTTTTATTCTGGTCTCGCACGACCGGGCGTTTTTGGACAACTGCGTGGATCATATCCTGTCCATCAACAAGATGAATATCGAAATTCAGAAGGGCAATTTTTCCGACTGGTGGGAAAACAAACAGCTGCAGGATAATTATGAGCTCGCTGATAACGATAAGCTAAAAAAAGATATCAAACGCTTGTCGGAAGCGGCGAAACGGACGAACAACTGGTCGCACGAGGTGGAAAAAACAAAAAACGGTACGAGAAACTCCGGGTCGAAGGTGGATAAGGGATATATCGGCCATAAAGCCGCCAAGATGATGAAGCGCTCCAAATCGATGGAGCAACGGCAGCAATCCGCCATTGAAGAAAAGTCCAAACTATTGAAAAACATTGAAACGTCGGAGAGTTTAAAGATCACACAGCTTCCTTTTCATAACTCCAGGCTGGCCCAGCTTGAGCACGTTTCGATTTTTTACGGGGAGAAGACGGTTTGCGAGGATATCAGCTTTACGATCGAGCAGGGGGAGCGGATTGCGCTTTCCGGGAAAAACGGCTCCGGCAAATCTAGCATCATTAAACTGATTTGCGGTGAGGAGATTAGCCACACGGGGACGGTTAGAACAGGAAGTCAACTTAAAATATCTTATGTTAACCAAGATACTTCCCATCTCCAAGGCAATTTAACGGACTATGCCCGTAGTGAAGGAATTGATGAAAGCCTCTTTAAGGCGATCTTAAGAAAGCTGGATTTTTCCCGAATCCAATTCGAAAAGGACATGGCGGCATTTAGCGGCGGTCAAAAAAAGAAAGTGCTGATCGCGAGAAGTCTCTGCGAGCAAGCCCATCTCCTGGTCTGGGACGAACCGCTGAATTTCATCGACGTCATTTCGCGCATGCAAATCGAAGTACTGCTGCTGCAATACGCGCCGACCATCCTTTTCGTGGAGCATGACCGCGAATTTTGCGATCATATAGCCACTAAGATTGTCGAGCTATAGTGTTGATTGGGTAAATAAAGAGGCCTTCCTCAATAGTGATTACACTTTTGCGGGCGGCCTCTTTCGTTTTGCATCAATCCGGCAGGATCAGGCCGACTGCGCTGTTCCCAATCGACTGAACGTAAATGCCGAGCTGTTCGGAAACAAAGCGGACGGGAACGAAGGTGGTACCTCCGACCATCATCGGAGCCGCATCCGTCTCCATGCGTTTTCCGTTCACAAGGATGGTTTTTTCTCCGATCGTAAGTTCAAGCTCGCGGTTTTTCCCGTGTATCGTTACTTTGCGCGCCGATTTATCCCATTTCACGTTAGCCCCCAGCGTTTCCGATACGAACCGGAGCGGCACGTAAAATCTCCCTTTATTGTTGAAAGGGGCTTTGTCCAATTTTACAAATTTCCCCAAAACATATACGTCCTGAGTCTGGCGGAACAATATGTCCGGAAATGGCTCGTAGGTCGTAAGCAGCACTTCGGCGCCTGCTTCCTTCAACCTTTGGATCACGGCAGCGGAGCCGGACGGTTCACGGTAATCAACGATATTGCCTTCGATGTCAAGCAGCTTCAGTTTCGGGCCGGGCTGGATTCCTTCGATCGAAGCGAGCAGATTATGGCTGAGATGGGCGTATTCAAGCTCAGGCCACGCATTGATGACGGCGATCGAAGACAGGCGATTGGCGGCTGCGTTAAAGGTGCGAAGCCGGGACAAGCCGCGCAGCGGGTCGACCGTTTCGATCTGGTTCATGCTGATATCGAGGGATTCCAGCTTCGTAAGCCCGGTTAGCGGTGCGACATCTTTCAAACCGACCGCCGGGAGCGACAGCCGGGTTAGATTCGGGAACGAGCTTACGGTTTCGGGATGCAGCAGGTTCGGATTTTGTCCCGCATCCAATTCTTCCAGGCGGGAAAGCGGCTTAATCGGAGCGAGGTCTGCCACGCGTGCCGCCTCCACGTTTAACTTAACGAGTCCGGTCAGTCCGCTTAACGCTTCCAGCCCAATCGGCTTCGGATGGGGGGTGTCGCTGGCGAGGGTCAAATCGGCGAACGACAGCTCCGTCAGTCCTTTAAGTCCGCGCAGCGGTTCCAAATCAACGAGCGGGTTCGCATCCAGCTCAAGCTTATGGAGCTTCGGCAAGTGGCCGATGGGAGACAGGTCCGCGACATGGTTTCCGGTCAAATCCAGTTCTTCGAGGGAAGTCAGACCGCGGAGCGGCTTAAGATCCGACAGCCCGCCGTTATACTGCAATGTCAATCGCTTCAGGTTGTTCAAGTTTTGCAACCCGTCAAGCGACTTAAGTGAACCCGAAGATATGGTAAGATCCTCGAGTTTGCTTAGTTTACTTAGCGGGGCAACGTCTTTGATGCGATGCTCAGGTTGAAAAGGGTGTGTATAGTCCGGTGCGATATACAGCCGTTGCAAATGGGCGAAATGCTGAAGCCCCTCAAGGCTTTGAATGCCGGGAAACATTCCGGCCGATCCGGCGCCCGCACCGTTTTGCGCACCCTCAGCCATGGCGTCATAGGACTTCGAGGTATCGATCTCCGTGATGCGCGCGGCGTCCTCGGCGGTAATCGGTCCGGAAGGTTTGCCGAGGAGGGAGCGGACGATTTTTTCCAGCACGGGGTCCTCAATGGTTATGGAGTCGGAAGAAGCCGCCGACGCGGCGGATGACAGGAAAAGCGGGATCGACAGCAGCAGCAAAAGAAAAAGCGTTTGTATCTTGACCAATTTAAAGCTCCATTTCATAGGAATTCACCTCTAAAATCTGAAAAATTCGGAATATCATTTAGACGGCGATATATGGAATAAGTTTCGCTCCGCACTTAAGCGCCGGCAAAAGAACCGGCCAGGTTCAATCCATCCGCCTACACAGATCTCTTAAAGCGCACTGCAGCATCGATTAAAATTTCAATATTAAATGGTTGACTTTCATGCTAATATCTACTTAGTCTATGATGTTTGTCACGGACAAAAGCGGGAATCTCGATATATTCCGTGAATTCTAAAGGAGGATGTATATGATGAAAAGTTATTACAAAAAAGCTCTGATCCTCGGTGCCCTGGGAGTGATGTTAACGGCAGGCGCAGTGGTTAATCCCGGGCAGGCGGAAGCGTCGACAGATCCGTATTTAGGCGAGATTCAGCTGTTCCCCTACAGCTTCACCCCGGAAGGCTGGATGAAAGCCGAAGGCCAGGAGTTGTCGATTTCTCAAAACCCAACTTTATATTCCTTGCTCGGAACAAAATTCGGCGGGAACGGTCAAACGACGTTTGCGCTGCCGGACTTGCGCGGAGCTTCGCCGATGCCGGGGGTTTCCTATTATATTTCTATAAACGGTGCGTTCCCGCCTCGCGAGTAGGAATCGCAAACATGGAAGATGAGGTGAGGGCGTGTCGAAAACAAAACGTAGAACGCGTAAAAATATGAAACTCCGGTTCCTGATCCCGCTTTTGCCGGCCATCGGCGGGGCGATTTTGATGTTGGGTCAGGATGCGTCGGCGGCGGTCGTGAACGTAACGCTAGGCAAACCCGTAACTTCCAGCGGCTTTGCCGACCCGTACGAGCCGTCGAGGGCGGTGGACGGTTCCGTTCAGCCGACCAGCCGCTGGTACCAGGCAACCGCCGGAGAGAAATGGATTCAGGTCGATTTGGGAGATATTTATACGCTGAGTATTTGGAAGGTAACCGGTATGGGGCTCTACTATGAATGGTCCGGCGGATTGGACCCTTATCATTTTCATTTGGAAACGAGCTTGAACGGATCGAATTGGAAGACCGTGGATACGGTGCAGGGCAACACTAATCCGCTCTTTCAACGGTCTCTGCCGCCGGTAGATGCGCGTTACGTCCGGCTGGTGATTGATCAGGGGAATGCCGCCAACAATCAATGGGCGTCCGTGCTCGAATTTGAAGCTTATGGAGAATTGCTGACCGCGCCCGGGACGCCGGGGAATTTTGCGGGCGTCTTTCAAGATGGGGCTCCCAAGCTTAGTTGGGATGCCGCAGCAAAAGCGGCCACTTATGAACTTAGACGAAACGGCACGCTGATTTATTCCGGACCGCTTACTTCTTATACGGATGCCGATGTCCTGCCGGCAGGAGAAATTACATACAGCGTTCAAGCGGTTAACGCCAAAGGAAGCAGCCCGGCGGCGGAAATCACCGTGAACGTTCCAAGCGAGGCGGAACGGGCTGACGAGGCCGCAGCGGCGCTGGAAATCGGATATGCGCCCGGCGACAGCGCTTCTGCGGTGACGCAGGATTTAACGCTTCCGCTTGCCGGATTAAGCGGGACAACCGTCAGCTGGAGCTCAAACGCTCCGGAAACGGCCGGCAATGACGGAAAGGTGACCCGCCCTGCGTATGCTCAGGGGGACCGCGCGGTGGAAATGACGGCGGCGGTAATGCTGGGAACGTATAAGGTGACTAGGACTTTCAACATAACCGTGCTGAGGGAACCGGCCGAAACCGCTCTGGCCAGAGCGGAGCAGGAACTTACGCTCGGGGATCTGACGGCCGTTGCAGGCAACCTCGCACTGCCTGAAACGGGCTATGGCGGAACGCGGATCGAGTGGTCTTCCAATGCGCCGGAGATCGTCGCGCCGGACGGAACGGTTCACCAGCCTGCTTATTCGAAGGGAGACAAAGATGTCACGCTGACCGCTGTGCTGAGGCTGGACGGTCTGGAGCGGGTCAAGACGTTTAACGTTCATGTCCTGAGCCTCCCGATCAACGATGAAGAAGCCGTGGCGGCCGCATATCAGTCGTTGACCTTGCCCGTAACGACGGTCACGTACGATCTGGATTTGCCGGACCGCGGGGCAAACGGTGTTTTCATGAACTGGAGCTCGTCGCATCCTGAATTTCTGAACTCGGAAGGACAGGTGACCCTGCCGAGTTATACGGATGGGGATCAGAACGTGACGCTGACGGCGACGATTTCAAGAGGAGCGTATTCGCTGACCAAGGCGTTCCCGCTGCTGCTTCCCGCTCAGCCGATTCGCCCGGATGAGGCGGCACGGCTGGCGGCGGATTCGCTAGTTCTTAATTACCCTGCGGGGATTAAAGATTCCATCAACCTTCCCCGCTCGGGCCCCTTTGACACTACGATCGAATGGGCGTCCGATCGGCCGGAAGTGTTGGATGCGGACGGCCGGGTCAACAGGCCAAGGTACACGGACGGGGATGCCGAGGTTCACTTGACGGCAACGGTGTCCAAGGATGCGGCTGCCGTGCAGAGAACGTTTCGGCTCACCGTACTTAAAGCTCTGCCGAACACGCCTTATATTCGCCTCAGCGGAACGAATCCTGTGCTGCTCGAAAGCGGAGACAGCTTTACGGACCCTGGAGCGACCGTCGTCGATAGCGTTTATGGGAGCATTCTGGCGGAAGGGATAACGGGAACGGGTTTGATGGATATAAATACCCCCGGTATTTATTCGCTAAGCTATGATTATAGCGGCGATGGATGGACGGCGGAAGGCGCCGAGCGCGAAGTTCATGTGCGGCCCCGCCCGGTGTCGGCTGCGGCCGCAAGCAGCGGCGTAGCAGGCTCCGTCCATGTAAGCGGAGCAGTCCCGGGGGCCCGGCTTGGACTGTATAACAGCGATGGGCGGCTGGCAGCTGATGGCACGGCGTCCGCGGAAGGGACGTACACATTTACTTCGCTTGCGGAAAACGGGTACTATGTGCTGCAAACGGTGAACGGTATGGCAAGTTCCCCGTCCGCTCTAATATACGTAAAGCTTCTTACGGCAGCGGACGTAGCGGCGGCAATCACAGCCGTCCCCGGCCCGGGCGAAGCGGATACGAAACTGCAGCTTCCGGCAGTGCCGGACGGGTTCACGCT from Paenibacillus macerans includes:
- a CDS encoding VWA domain-containing protein; amino-acid sequence: MAEAVNQQALARWRLILGAAAAGELDRYGSGGQVELSDDELIMDRALAAIYDQTAEGTEAANGGSGAGARGAGQGKSTPRLAQWLGDVRTFFPEDVVSVIQNDAMERKGWKQLLFEPEVLATVKPDIHLVGTLLSLKGKIPEKTKDTARMLVQAVVDDLVKRMSHELQRAVTGALNRRQHTPLSSLSGIDWKRTIQRNLKHYDAQHKRIVPERFYYFDRAKRSKEWTVIVDIDQSGSMAESVIWASVIGSIFASIPALDTRVVVFDTEVVDLTEQCANDPVDMLFGIQLGGGTNIDKSVAYCEQFIKEPKKTLFILISDLYEGGNQSRLIRRMREMREAGVKTLGLLALSDEGTPFYDEQLARAFARDGTPCFACTPAMLPQLVEGALQGKDLAELVKRLENKN
- a CDS encoding DUF1349 domain-containing protein, with amino-acid sequence MTKSILNWETGRWMNAPLSVKQEGSCLKVVPEKGRDFWKKTLYGFEFEDGAALLTGWPADKAVEVSFLLTTFTELYDQAGIMLYHGPGQWIKAGVEINDGIPQLSAVVTDGYSDWSLTAVPEWAGEEVTIRASLMNDAVIIRARTERHAWRTIRVARFPYLSGNQAGPFTCSPTRDGLEVTFTRWAFAEQDQDLHKEPPV
- a CDS encoding HAD family hydrolase: MLKAFIFDMDGVIIDSEPLHFEVDLYTLNSIGIASSKEELEQYVGMTNPEMWRLIKKKHRLPQSIEELIQLQLTKKLAYLDESDIEPISGIRELIQELRDGNIPIGLASSSPRVFIEKVLSKFNILHEFACITSGEEVPKGKPAPDVYLETARAMNVEPEHCCVLEDAKHGVAAAKDAGMRCIGFVNPNSGNQDLSAADFIVSSIAEVKIREL
- a CDS encoding pyridoxamine 5'-phosphate oxidase family protein, whose protein sequence is MKASIFNDIVTSEEELRTLCGFPKELVKNKAVTVIDRHCRDFISKSPLIFLSTADSAGSCDVSPRGDAAGFVHVMDDRHLIIPERPGNKRFDSLRNILENPRIGLIFMIPGLGETLRINGQAWIVKDREILKNMEAFGKVPVLGIGVKVEECYMHCAKAFKRSHVWDDHYWPKQEELPNPAKIIAAHAEKLKLSADEVAASLKESYEQRLY
- a CDS encoding NUDIX hydrolase, producing MGYIMDLRKIVGTRPLIMVGACVVVIDGDSIMLEKRTDNGMWGLPGGSLEPGESLEQVARRELFEETGLEAVQLELMDVFSGHELYYKYPHGDEVYNVVTAYLCREYRGTIRKEETEVEEVRFFEVNRLPDNISPPDQPIIRAFLSLQNHF
- a CDS encoding putative quinol monooxygenase; translated protein: MIIIHAGFQVDPKKEASFLEEIAPLIQASRNEAGNISYRLYKDTEKEHAFTMIEVWEDSAAVDSHNSSEHFTSFVAKASQFLTEPLDIKVYSGQPLT
- a CDS encoding Lsa family ABC-F type ribosomal protection protein — translated: MSLIKVTNLTFAYEGSYDNIFEDVSFQIDTAWKLGFTGRNGRGKTTFLNLLQDKYEYSGHISADVGFEYFPFHINNPEYLTMDVVSEIFPDYVNWELMRELNLLKVSEDVLYRPFASLSNGEQTKVMLAALFLKENRFLLIDEPTNHLDMEGRKLVSDYLAGKSGFILVSHDRAFLDNCVDHILSINKMNIEIQKGNFSDWWENKQLQDNYELADNDKLKKDIKRLSEAAKRTNNWSHEVEKTKNGTRNSGSKVDKGYIGHKAAKMMKRSKSMEQRQQSAIEEKSKLLKNIETSESLKITQLPFHNSRLAQLEHVSIFYGEKTVCEDISFTIEQGERIALSGKNGSGKSSIIKLICGEEISHTGTVRTGSQLKISYVNQDTSHLQGNLTDYARSEGIDESLFKAILRKLDFSRIQFEKDMAAFSGGQKKKVLIARSLCEQAHLLVWDEPLNFIDVISRMQIEVLLLQYAPTILFVEHDREFCDHIATKIVEL
- a CDS encoding stalk domain-containing protein, which translates into the protein MKWSFKLVKIQTLFLLLLLSIPLFLSSAASAASSDSITIEDPVLEKIVRSLLGKPSGPITAEDAARITEIDTSKSYDAMAEGAQNGAGAGSAGMFPGIQSLEGLQHFAHLQRLYIAPDYTHPFQPEHRIKDVAPLSKLSKLEDLTISSGSLKSLDGLQNLNNLKRLTLQYNGGLSDLKPLRGLTSLEELDLTGNHVADLSPIGHLPKLHKLELDANPLVDLEPLRGLKGLTELSFADLTLASDTPHPKPIGLEALSGLTGLVKLNVEAARVADLAPIKPLSRLEELDAGQNPNLLHPETVSSFPNLTRLSLPAVGLKDVAPLTGLTKLESLDISMNQIETVDPLRGLSRLRTFNAAANRLSSIAVINAWPELEYAHLSHNLLASIEGIQPGPKLKLLDIEGNIVDYREPSGSAAVIQRLKEAGAEVLLTTYEPFPDILFRQTQDVYVLGKFVKLDKAPFNNKGRFYVPLRFVSETLGANVKWDKSARKVTIHGKNRELELTIGEKTILVNGKRMETDAAPMMVGGTTFVPVRFVSEQLGIYVQSIGNSAVGLILPD
- a CDS encoding phage tail protein → MMKSYYKKALILGALGVMLTAGAVVNPGQAEASTDPYLGEIQLFPYSFTPEGWMKAEGQELSISQNPTLYSLLGTKFGGNGQTTFALPDLRGASPMPGVSYYISINGAFPPRE
- a CDS encoding immunoglobulin-like domain-containing protein, whose amino-acid sequence is MSKTKRRTRKNMKLRFLIPLLPAIGGAILMLGQDASAAVVNVTLGKPVTSSGFADPYEPSRAVDGSVQPTSRWYQATAGEKWIQVDLGDIYTLSIWKVTGMGLYYEWSGGLDPYHFHLETSLNGSNWKTVDTVQGNTNPLFQRSLPPVDARYVRLVIDQGNAANNQWASVLEFEAYGELLTAPGTPGNFAGVFQDGAPKLSWDAAAKAATYELRRNGTLIYSGPLTSYTDADVLPAGEITYSVQAVNAKGSSPAAEITVNVPSEAERADEAAAALEIGYAPGDSASAVTQDLTLPLAGLSGTTVSWSSNAPETAGNDGKVTRPAYAQGDRAVEMTAAVMLGTYKVTRTFNITVLREPAETALARAEQELTLGDLTAVAGNLALPETGYGGTRIEWSSNAPEIVAPDGTVHQPAYSKGDKDVTLTAVLRLDGLERVKTFNVHVLSLPINDEEAVAAAYQSLTLPVTTVTYDLDLPDRGANGVFMNWSSSHPEFLNSEGQVTLPSYTDGDQNVTLTATISRGAYSLTKAFPLLLPAQPIRPDEAARLAADSLVLNYPAGIKDSINLPRSGPFDTTIEWASDRPEVLDADGRVNRPRYTDGDAEVHLTATVSKDAAAVQRTFRLTVLKALPNTPYIRLSGTNPVLLESGDSFTDPGATVVDSVYGSILAEGITGTGLMDINTPGIYSLSYDYSGDGWTAEGAEREVHVRPRPVSAAAASSGVAGSVHVSGAVPGARLGLYNSDGRLAADGTASAEGTYTFTSLAENGYYVLQTVNGMASSPSALIYVKLLTAADVAAAITAVPGPGEADTKLQLPAVPDGFTLAISSSSHPEVVQTDGVIHRPARATQVTLVLQVIKVSDGSGALTVPIAITVPGVRTGGGDDDGGQNSGRRSGVSVSSSTLQKSFLYEQGRLVVVYTPSAAYLEQRIRQAELSGMDHASIELTNETGASRVIIASDLLRKFDQAGTSIVSRYATFRLSEEDLLKLAAEGRKLEVTLEAESGAGSELLSSWASGEGLSAAGPAVRISAAVTGTPRVVLPLDQNSAALPANGGTADDPFILAYYTDGTREKLPAAFVYDDVGRIVGVAFDLTASGTFAMAVSRDAAAPSEGVKPPAASGSGAAPEHSWSDAREHWADGALRALAVRGWMQGYEDGTIRPDRPVTRAEFVSVLAKALGKNTDEGGSAAFADLEGHWAASAVQDAYAQGWINGVSSESFAPDAPLTREQAIVILAKALGASSPDSNQNLLNRFNDRDQITAWATSALQQAAASGWIVGYPDGTLKPSGTLSRGETAELLIRAFGLES